GCCGGGCTCACGCTGGCCGTCAGGCTGCCGTGGTTGCTCTTCGCCCTACCGGCGGGTGCGCTGGCCGATCGGCTCGACCGCCGTCACGCCATGCTCGGCGCGAACTTCGCGCGCGCCGGGCTGCTCGCGGTACTCGCGCTGACGGTGTCACTGGACATCGCGTCGATCTGGGTGCTCTACGCCATCGCGTTCGCGGTGGGCATCACCGAGACGATCTACGACACCTGTGCGCAGTCGATCGTGCCGCAGCTGGTGGGCCGTGACCAGCTGTCGCGGGCGAACGGCCGCCTGTTCGCCGCCGAGCTGACCGCCAACGAGTTCCTCGGCCCGCCGCTGGCCGGGCTGCTGGTGGCCGCGGGCGCGCTGGCCTCCTTCGTCACCCCGGCCGGGTTGTGGCTGGCGGCGATCGGCGCGTTGTTCCTGGTGCGCGGGTCGTTCCGGCCATCGGGGGAGGGCCCGCCGAGGGACAGGCCGTCGAGCCTGCGCGCCGACATCGCCGAAGGCCTGCGGTTCCTGTTCCGCGACCGGGTGTTGCGGACGATCTCGGTGATGGTGGGCGTGTTCAACTTCGCCGACACGGCGGTTTTCGCCGTGCTCGTGCTGCACGCGGTCGGCCCGGGTTCGGCGATGGGCCTGTCCGAGCAGGCGTTCGGCCTCATGCTGACCGGCGTCGCGGTCGGCGGGCTGCTCGGCTCGCTCGCCGGCGAGTGGGCCGAGCGCGTGCTGGGGCGGGCGTGGACGATCGGACTCGGGTTCGTCGCGAGCGGGGTTATGCTCGGAACGCCCGCGGTGAGCACGGATCCGTACGTGGTCGGCGCCGCGTTCGTGCTCGGCGGTGCCGGACTGATGGTCGCCAACGTGGTGATGGTGTCGCTGCGCCAGCGCCTCACCCCGGACCACCTGCTCGGCCGCGTCAACAGCGTGCACCGGTTG
The genomic region above belongs to Amycolatopsis sp. YIM 10 and contains:
- a CDS encoding MFS transporter; the encoded protein is MVALGGAYWRLWLSSALSNLADGVFKVALPLVAVGLTRSPTLIAGLTLAVRLPWLLFALPAGALADRLDRRHAMLGANFARAGLLAVLALTVSLDIASIWVLYAIAFAVGITETIYDTCAQSIVPQLVGRDQLSRANGRLFAAELTANEFLGPPLAGLLVAAGALASFVTPAGLWLAAIGALFLVRGSFRPSGEGPPRDRPSSLRADIAEGLRFLFRDRVLRTISVMVGVFNFADTAVFAVLVLHAVGPGSAMGLSEQAFGLMLTGVAVGGLLGSLAGEWAERVLGRAWTIGLGFVASGVMLGTPAVSTDPYVVGAAFVLGGAGLMVANVVMVSLRQRLTPDHLLGRVNSVHRLLAWGTMPLGAAAGGLLAQWLGLPATFATMAALTLLLLLGVVRLRQSVAGRRNCAA